TTTTTCATTTAAATTTTTTGCAAAACTTGCAGCCATTGATGCAATTTCTGCAAGTTGTTCTGAATTTGGGTCTACATTAAAAGCACAGTCTGTAAATACATAACTTTCACTTTCTCTTGACATTAAAAATACTGATGACGCAATTGAATAATTTGGATTTGTTTTAATAATTTGTAATGCAGGTCTTAAAGTATCTGCAGTTGTATATTCTAATCCACAAACCATTGCATCAGCCAAATTTAACTTCATCATCATTACACCAAAATAATTTCTTTGTTCAATTAATTTTTTTGCATCACTTTCGTTTAATTTTCCTTTTCGTACTTCCAAAATTTTATCGAGCATTTTTGATTTATCAAAATCACTAATTGAAATTGCTTCAATATTTGAATTTAAATTTTGAGGTATTTCATCTTTTGAATTAAACAGTAAGATAACTTTGGCTAAATCTTTTTCCACTAACATTTTAGCATTTTCTAAAATCTTCTCTTGTTTTCCTTCAGCAAAAACAATAGTTATTTTTTTACTTGATTCTTTAATTTTATTTTCTAATTCTTTTATTGTTCACATTAATTTTTTCCATCCTTTTTATAATTTTCTATTTCTTTTAAAAAAGTTGATGATACTTTTCTACTTCCTAGATCGGAAATAAAAAAAACAGTTTCTAATTCTGGATATATCAATTTGTTTCCATCATATAATTGTATTTCATAATCTAAAGTATCAATATCTCTAATTCCCCTAATTAAATAATTTATATTTCTTTCTTTTGCAAAATCAGCTGTAAGCTGATTTATATTTAAAGCAATCTTTTTATTGTTGATATTTTTAGTCATTTTTTCAATTAAATCTACTCTTGCTTGCAAATCTGGTTCAAGGTCCTTATTAATATTTTTAGTTACTACAATGATAATCTCATCAAAAAGTTTAGATGCTTTTTTTAAAATATTTAAATGACCCTCATGAAAAGGATTAAAGCTCCCTGGATAGATAGCTCTTTTCATACTTCCTCCTTTATT
This genomic window from Spiroplasma taiwanense CT-1 contains:
- the pta gene encoding phosphate acetyltransferase — protein: MWTIKELENKIKESSKKITIVFAEGKQEKILENAKMLVEKDLAKVILLFNSKDEIPQNLNSNIEAISISDFDKSKMLDKILEVRKGKLNESDAKKLIEQRNYFGVMMMKLNLADAMVCGLEYTTADTLRPALQIIKTNPNYSIASSVFLMSRESESYVFTDCAFNVDPNSEQLAEIASMAASFAKNLNEKNVQVALLSYSSIGSGMGPSVDKVQNALKNLNSKTYDNILFDGEMQFDTAFDKSVRDKKYPNSKITKVSPDVFVFPDLNAGNIGYKIAQRLGGFQAAGPFILGLNKPVNDLSRGATLEDIFQTSIVTIFSAMTSEEQK
- the coaD gene encoding pantetheine-phosphate adenylyltransferase, whose amino-acid sequence is MKRAIYPGSFNPFHEGHLNILKKASKLFDEIIIVVTKNINKDLEPDLQARVDLIEKMTKNINNKKIALNINQLTADFAKERNINYLIRGIRDIDTLDYEIQLYDGNKLIYPELETVFFISDLGSRKVSSTFLKEIENYKKDGKN